The sequence AATATCTTCGACCTGCTGTTGGTCATTTTCTTCATCTTTCAATGATGTGGTTGTTTCTCCTCCGATGGCAGGCAGGACTAACAACAGCGAGAGTATTGATAACAAGATGTGCATGAGGCACCTCCATTGCTAGTTTCAGTGAAGCAAGAAGGGCTAGGATACCAAAGCTTTAGTTTTAATCATAGTTCATTTTAATTTTAAAATAGTAACAACTATAACGATCTAATAAAATATATAGAAATAAAACTTATAATATTAATTATCAGGCGTTTATAGGTATGCGCCTGATAATCTTAGACCATAACAGCGTAGCGTTATAGGTCTACAAAATTTGACATGGAAGCGGGAACAACTCTGAGTACTTTTTCATAACCCTTAGGACTTATAGTAATAAGAATCACGCAAGGTTCCCGAAGATCCAACTCCCAAAAATGATCCTGGAAATCCCCCATATACAACACCATGGGATCCATTTTAGGATAATAATCAATAGAACTAATTAGACCTCGTTGAAGAACAACAATATTACAGAAATCAGCTAAAGCTTTGGGGAAACAAAAATTCTTATCGACTAGGTGTGACCAAATCTTTGCAGAACTCGGGTTAAAATAAACGAAAATACAACATTTGCCCTTTTTTACAGCATCTCGATAAGCGTCGTGATACGAATACCATATTCTTTCGCCATTAGAAAGCTGTACATATTGCGGAGGGGAAAACTTGTCGAAAACAGCGTTTCCTTGATCCTTTAAAGGTAACTCTTGCCCCCACATAGATAAAGAAGAGGTCAGCAACAAAAGAACAAAACAACAAAAACGCATAAAACCTATCCCTACTTATCAAGATTTATGAAAGCAAAACAGGCTGCGATTTTTGATCCACAGCCCGCTAATGTCTCGAAAAAAGATAAAACAACAGAGATATAAAATCACCATTTGTAAAAATTTTATTACAAAATGTGAACGAAAGCTCTAAATAACCTCGTTTTTGGATATTAAAGTTTCTAGCTCGACTGCCTGCTGATTTTGCCACTCTTGAAGTAAAATAGAAGCACCGTAGCCCAAACCAGCAGCCTTAGCAACTTCACCTACACGACTAACCAAAGAAGTGCGCCGTGCAGCCGCTAACCCCATAGCTTCTGAAACAATGAACCCTCGAGTGTGGTTGGATTCCGTGACCATCCCCCCAAAACATAAAGCCCAGGAGAGAATAGGCAAAAGAAACTTGAAAGTTTTCATAAAAATCAACAAATTAACAAAATTAACAAGGTAGTATTTTATATTAAATTTATTAATTTTTCAATCTTTACAAAGAAATTTATAATTAATTAGGACTGTAAAAAAAACTATAAATAGGAGACTAACATTCCTGTGGCTCTAAAAGAGTAATTATGACTCTATCTTTACGTAGACGAACATAATCCTCTAGAATGGACAGCGTTTCTTCCTGAGCACTTTTCGACTGCCTTGACAAGGGGTGGCGTTGCTCCTTCCATTGGCGATCCGCAAGCTTTTGTAAAGATTGTACAAACACTGTTTCGAGACAATCAGTATTCATACGGCGTTTTATGAGTAATTCTATAATTACCTTATCTTCTAACAAGGAGAGGGCTTCGTCAAAAGGAAGATTACGTTGATGTTTTTCGTAATATTCGATGAGATGAGAAAATAGTTTTCTACATTCAGGATGTTTGAAATCCATAGCCGTAAAATAATTTTTCGCTGTGTGCGGGATGCTCGTGTGGTGGGTTTTACAAAATAACATACAGCGCAAAACATCTGTTTCAATAATCACATCGGAATGAATTTTCGGTAATCTCTCTTTATTAACTACAGAAGATTTAGCGGGTGCAATTCCTGATTCTAGCTTCGCAAGAGAAAATACCATACTTTCTGGAATCATCATTAAAGAAGCTAATTGCTTGAGGTGTTCATAAACAACAATGGGGTTCCCCCATTTTTTAATTTGTGTGATAGTCTCCTCGATGACTAGAGCCTTTTCTCTTGGGGAGAAATTCGGATAAACGCGCATTTTTTGACTGATAAGAAAAGTAAGATAGTCTTCACTTTGATCTAACAATTCTCCAAGAACCCCTGCTCCCTTATGCATCAAAAAAGAATCCGGATCTTCTCCTTGAGGCAGACGGCATACCATAGCAGCAATACCCGCCATCTGACACATGTCGCCAACGCGCACGGCTGCTTTTATACCAGCATCATCACCATCAAAAAGCAAATATGCTTTAAGCACTCCTAATTTACTTAACTCTTTTACGTGATCTTCAGTAAATGAAGTGCCTTGGGCGGCCAAAGTACAATTGAATCCGGAGTCTATCATTTGCAAGCAATCCACTTGCCCTTCAACTAAAATAACGCGTTTTTCTTTTGCGATTCTTCTTCGTGATAGATGTAGTCCGAAAAGAGCTCGGGATTTTTTAAAGATCATTGTTTCAGGAGTATTTACATACTTACTTCCCCGCGTGTTTTCCAAAAATTTTCTTGATGAAAAACCAAGAGTATGGCCGAGAGAATCGTGTATAGGAAAGATGATTCTACGAGAAAATAAAAACCATTTATTCCCTATAAAACCTGCGTCTTCCAGTTGTTTTTCTGAAATACCCTTTTCTCGCATCGCGTGAACAAATAAAGTTTGTTCTGGGGCATAGCCTAAATGAAAACGCCCTATTGTATCAGGAGAAAATCCTCGACGATATAGATATTGTAAAGCCTCCCTCCCCTCAGCAAGTTGATATAAACAAAAACGAAAGAGTTTTTCAGCCTCAGCGTTAATCTGGCGCAATTCATCCTTCGCCCCTGTAGCAAACGGTGATTGGGTATCTTTAATCTTAATAACAAGGTCGACATGGAATTTTTTTGATAAAGTGAGAACAGCTTCACTAAATGAATACCCAAGATGATTCATTAAAAAGCTGATAGCATCGCCATGAGCTCCACAGCCAAAACAGTGATAATATGCACCTGTTGGATTAACAATAAACGAGGGGGTTTTTTCAACATGGAAAGGACAACACGCTTTATAGGTACCCCCACTTCTTTTTAAATGGAGGTGTTCCGAAAGCACTTCGATAATATCAATACTGTGTCTAAGATTATCTAAACTTTCTTCCGTGTACATAGGTTATGATCTTCGTTGTTCCTTGGTTATGCCATAATCACCGCTTTAAAAGAAAGGCAGCTCGTCTTATGAATCAGCTATCAACAAAACTCTAAGAGAAACCCATCTTGATCCCGAAGAATAAATATAGTAACCTAGCAGGCTAACGCATAGGAAAATTCGGCAAAATCTCTATGGTCTTTTACAGGAGTTTGCTAATCTAACCAGCAGTTATTAATTTATGGAATAGCAACATTGCTAAGCGTTCTCTTCCACTAGACTAGGTTAATCTCTAGGTAATACTTTTCCCCAAAGAAGAACTATGACATCAAAAAAAACTACACCTATGATGAAGCAATGGCATCAATGTAAGGAGAAAGCAGGAGAGTCGCTCCTTCTCTTTCGTATGGGGGATTTTTATGAGGCTTTCTATGATGATGCGATTGTGCTCTCTCAAAATCTAGATATTACTCTTACGCAAAGACAAGGAATTCCTATGAGTGGGATTCCTGTATCTACAATTAATGGATATATAGATCGTTTGGTAAGCAAAGGCTTTAAAATTGCTGTTGCTGAGCAACTAGATGAGGCGCAGGATAACAAAGGAAAGTCCGAGCCTTTATCGAGAGAGTTACAAAGATTTATTACTCCAGGAACGCTACTCTCATCTTCATTACTTCC is a genomic window of Chlamydia psittaci 6BC containing:
- the dnaG gene encoding DNA primase, with the protein product MYTEESLDNLRHSIDIIEVLSEHLHLKRSGGTYKACCPFHVEKTPSFIVNPTGAYYHCFGCGAHGDAISFLMNHLGYSFSEAVLTLSKKFHVDLVIKIKDTQSPFATGAKDELRQINAEAEKLFRFCLYQLAEGREALQYLYRRGFSPDTIGRFHLGYAPEQTLFVHAMREKGISEKQLEDAGFIGNKWFLFSRRIIFPIHDSLGHTLGFSSRKFLENTRGSKYVNTPETMIFKKSRALFGLHLSRRRIAKEKRVILVEGQVDCLQMIDSGFNCTLAAQGTSFTEDHVKELSKLGVLKAYLLFDGDDAGIKAAVRVGDMCQMAGIAAMVCRLPQGEDPDSFLMHKGAGVLGELLDQSEDYLTFLISQKMRVYPNFSPREKALVIEETITQIKKWGNPIVVYEHLKQLASLMMIPESMVFSLAKLESGIAPAKSSVVNKERLPKIHSDVIIETDVLRCMLFCKTHHTSIPHTAKNYFTAMDFKHPECRKLFSHLIEYYEKHQRNLPFDEALSLLEDKVIIELLIKRRMNTDCLETVFVQSLQKLADRQWKEQRHPLSRQSKSAQEETLSILEDYVRLRKDRVIITLLEPQEC